The genomic DNA GAGTGCCGCCCCAGCACGTGCGCGGTGATCTCCTGGGTCTCCGTGGGGTGCTGCGTCGAGGACTGGATGAAGACCTGACCGGCCTCGTCGACCATCGCGATCGAGGCGTGCGTCTCCAGGTAGAAGTGCTCCTGCCCGCCGATCTCCAACTCTCCCGCGAAGCGGTGCGCCGCGGCAGCAAGGGCCCCCGCCGCGTCCCCGGAGCGCAGCACCGGCTGGCCGCCCTGGAAGCTCTCCGCGGCGATCGCCTCGGCGATCGTCACGAGGGCCGGCAGCGGCTCGTAGTCCACCTCGACCGAGGCGGCGCCCCGGCGGGCCAACTCCCGTGTCTCGGCGAGCACCCAGGCCACGGCCTGGGAGTGGTACATGACCTCGCTGGGGAACAGCGGCTCGTCCTGGTGCACCCCGGAGTCGTTGATCCCGGGCACATCGTCCGCAGTGAGCACCCGCACGACGCCGGGCAGTTCGAGCGCCGGCGCCACGTCCATGCGCAGCACCCGGGCGTGGGCGTGCGGGGCGCGCACCGGGTAGGCGTGCAGCGCCCCCGCGTAGCGCCCGACGAGGTCGTCGGTGAAGTATGCCTCCCCTGTGACGTGTCCGGGGGCGTCGACGTGCGCCAGCGCACGGCCCACCGCGCCGTCCGTAGGGCGGTCCACGAAGCTCGTCACGACGCCACCTCCAGGCGGTCGGCGGGGGCGCCCGGTTGGTGGCCACCCCACTCGGCGTACATCCTCGGCAGGGCCTCCCCCAGCATCGCCCGGCGATAGTCAGCGCTGGCCCGTGTGTCGGTGATCGGGGTGCCTTCGCTGCGCAGGACGTCACCCGCACGGCGTACGGTCTCCTCCGTCCACGGCTGCCCGACCAGGGCGTCCTCGGTGGCCCGGGCCCGCAGCGGGGTGGCGGCGACGCCGCCGAGACCGATCGTGGCGGCGGCCACCATCCCGTCGGAGATGTCCAGGGCGAGCGCCACCGCGACGCTGGAGATGTCATCGAAGCGACGCTTGGCGATCTTCTGGAAGGCGACGTGGGGCGCCAGCGGCAGGGGGATGCGCACGGCCTTGATCAGCTCCCCAGCGGCCAGTTGGGTGGTGCGATAGCCGGTGAAGTAGTCCGCGAGGTCCACCTCACGGTCCCCACCCCGGCCCACCAGGACGACCTTGGCCCGCAGCGCGAGGAGCGCCGGGGCGCCGTCCCCGATCGGCGAGGCCGTGCCCAGGTTGCCGCCGAACGTCGCGGCGTGCCGGATCAGGGGGCTCGCGAACTGGGGGAAGAGCTGGTCCAGGAGCGGCACCCGCCCGGCGAGGCCCCGCTCGACCTCGGCCAGCGTGAGGGCGGCGCCGATCTCGACGGCCTGCTCCCCTACGACCAGCTCACGCAGCTCGGGCAGGGCATCGATGGCGACGACGCGCCGCGGTCGGGCGCCCCGGAGGTTGCGCTCCACTCCCAGGTCCGTGCCGCCGGCCAGCGCCACGGCCCCGTCGTCCGACAGCAGCTCCAGGGCCTCGGCCAGGCTCGCGGGACGGATGAGTTCGCCGTTGTCGTCGGCCACCCGCACCGGCTGGGGCGCCGAGGCGAGGCGCTCCATTCGGGCGAACCAGGCGTCGTCGGGGGCGGGGAAGCCCACCGCGTACGCCGCATCCCGGATGGGCCGGTAGCCGGTGCAGCGGCACAGGTTCCCCGCCAGCGCGTGCAGGTCCATGCCGTTGTCGACGCCGTGCTGACCGGGGCTCCGGTCGCGCCGGTAGTACTCCCCCGCCATGCTCGCGACGAAGCCCGGGGTGCAGTAGCCGCACTGGCTGCCGCCGCCGACGGCCATGG from Austwickia sp. includes the following:
- a CDS encoding FAD binding domain-containing protein, which produces MGQLRITVNGTRYETSAGPHTTLLSWLREQGLLAAKEGCAEGECGACAVLLVRPDGSGARFESVNSCLVTLAALHDSELVTVEGLGTPAAMHPVQEAMAVGGGSQCGYCTPGFVASMAGEYYRRDRSPGQHGVDNGMDLHALAGNLCRCTGYRPIRDAAYAVGFPAPDDAWFARMERLASAPQPVRVADDNGELIRPASLAEALELLSDDGAVALAGGTDLGVERNLRGARPRRVVAIDALPELRELVVGEQAVEIGAALTLAEVERGLAGRVPLLDQLFPQFASPLIRHAATFGGNLGTASPIGDGAPALLALRAKVVLVGRGGDREVDLADYFTGYRTTQLAAGELIKAVRIPLPLAPHVAFQKIAKRRFDDISSVAVALALDISDGMVAAATIGLGGVAATPLRARATEDALVGQPWTEETVRRAGDVLRSEGTPITDTRASADYRRAMLGEALPRMYAEWGGHQPGAPADRLEVAS